One window of the Zea mays cultivar B73 chromosome 3, Zm-B73-REFERENCE-NAM-5.0, whole genome shotgun sequence genome contains the following:
- the LOC100279215 gene encoding anaphase-promoting complex subunit 5-like isoform X1, whose translation MNLFAGVGGGAADGGGTGTALLELTPHKMAVCHLVQVFAPAAQAGGDVVPPFPFESLTHHNRLGLFLFTLTRSCDDFLEPPLEEFLKQLRAVDDLTNGWFCEQLTSALSALNSPDDLFNFFDKLRGVFTAPEGASAEDVFLDPNSQLGVFLRCCILAFNSMTFEGVCHLLADLVMYCNSADASYDLAEHEDFNSEMGNLMDADIGSHAGIFDKFHQGYASEHHMGESSSTLTRASMSPYDFDNANTFKADDNPTCLRSRWQLEAYLNQQADILEKDPGSVPLNLFNATMTQLQTLAPELHRVQFLQYLNALYHDDYVASLDNLHRYFDYSAGMQGLFGRSLSQVQDIVVGKYESALLCLGNLHCYFGHPKKALEAFAEAVRVSQMNNDDSCLAYVLGAISNLLSKIGISNTVGIISSPYSLGTNIGLGTPLSIQQQLLVLLKRSLKRADALKLPSLLSFDHLSLAKFDLKHVQRPLVSFGPNASTKLRTCPADVCKNLRLGSRVLTDFGADVLSTSNDNGSFSTSWLRNLSATSDSWRSSSKNTKKIHINDFDNFHYHAQPSPVPASILQLAGSAYLLRATAWEHYGSAPMVRMNVLVYATCFADAASSSELSLAYVKLIQQLAVFKGYSAAFCALKLAEKKFPSSTSLHIQLLGMQILHERALHRGHLKVAQQICDEFGVLSSSVSGVDIELKTEFSVRRARTLLAAKQFSQAAAVANSLFSTCYKYNMQVENASVLLLLAEIHKKSDNAVLGLPYALASQSFCKSFNLDLLEASATLTLAELWLDLGSSHAKKALSLVYQSLPMILGHGGLELRARAHVVLAKCHLSDLKFSVLEDPEAVLDPLNQATEDLQALEYHEMAAEAYYLKAMAYNHLGKLDEREEAAARFKDHVTALETPHNEEDSLKY comes from the exons ATGAACTTGTTCGCGGGGGTCGGCGGCGGGGCGGCGGACGGTGGCGGCACAGGCACGGCGCTCCTGGAGCTGACGCCGCACAAGATGGCGGTGTGCCACCTCGTGCAGGTCTTTGCGCCGGCGGCGCAGGCCGGGGGCGACGTCGTGCCGCCCTTCCCCTTCGAGTCCCTCACTCACCACAACCGCCTCGGACTCTTCCTGTTTACGCTCACCCGG TCATGCGATGATTTTCTGGAGCCTCCACTGGAAGAATTTTTGAAGCAGCTGAGGGCAGTGGATGATTTGACTAATGGTTGGTTCTGCGAGCAGCTGACAAGTGCCCTGTCAGCACTCAACTCACCTGATGACTTGTTCAACTTCTTTGATAAGCTACGAG GTGTGTTCACTGCACCAGAGGGTGCGAgtgcagaagatgtattcttggaTCCAAATAGCCAACTTGGAGTATTTCTTCGTTGCTGCATACTTGCCTTCAACTCAATGACCTTTGAG GGTGTATGCCATCTGTTGGCAGATCTTGTCATGTACTGTAACTCTGCTGATGCTTCATATGACCTGGCAGAACATGAGGACTTCAATAGTGAAATGGGCAACTTGATGGATGCAGACATAGGTTCGCACGCTGGTATATTTGACAAATTTCATCAGGGTTATGCCTCTGAGCATCATATGGGGGAGAGTTCTTCAACTTTAACTCGTGCATCAATGTCACCCTATGACTTTGACAACG CTAATACTTTTAAAGCAGATGACAACCCAACCTGTCTGAGATCAAGGTGGCAATTAGAGGCATATCTTAACCAACAAGCTGATATTCTTGAGAA GGATCCTGGATCAGTGCCTTTGAATTTATTTAATGCCACTATGACACAGCTTCAAACATTAGCTCCGGAGCTTCATCGT GTTCAATTCTTGCAGTACTTGAATGCTCTTTACCATGATGACTATGTTGCTTCACTGGATAATCTTCACCGCTACTTTGATTACAG TGCAGGGATGCAAGGACTTTTTGGTCGTTCTCTGTCTCAGGTGCAAGATATTGTTGTTGGAAAGTATGAGAGTGCTCTGCTATGCTTAGGCAACTTGCATTGTTACTTTGGACATCCTAAGAAAGCCCTAGAG GCATTTGCAGAAGCAGTCCGTGTTTCTCAAATG AATAATGATGATTCATGCCTTGCCTATGTATTAGGAGCCATTTCTAATCTATTATCAAAGATAGGCATCTCAAACACAGTTGGAATAATCAGTTCTCCATATTCACTTGGGACCAATATTGGACTAGGCACACCATTATCCATTCAGCAACAGTTACTTGTTCTTTTAAAGCGATCACTCAAGAGAGCTGATGCATTGAAACTTCCAAGTTTACTATCCTTTGATCACCTTTCGCTTGCAAAATTTGATCTGAAG CATGTCCAAAGGCCACTAGTCTCTTTCGGCCCTAATGCATCTACAAAGCTTAGAACATGTCCTGCAGATGTCTGTAAG AATCTAAGGTTAGGTTCCCGTGTGTTGACTGACTTTGGAGCAGATGTTCTATCTACTTCAAATGATAATGGTAGTTTTAGCACTTCTTGGCTTAGGAATCTATCCGCCACTTCTGATTCATGGCGTAGCAGTTCAAAGAACACCAAAAAAATACATATTAATGACTTCGACAATTTCCATTATCATGCACAACCAAGTCCAGTACCTGCATCAATATTGCAATTAGCTGGCTCAGCATATTTGCTGAGAGCTACCGCTTGGGAGCACTATGGGAG TGCTCCAATGGTACGAATGAATGTTCTAGTTTATGCAACCTGCTTTGCGGATGCTGCAAG TTCATCAGAGTTATCACTAGCATATGTTAAGCTAATTCAACAACTGGCGGTGTTCAAAGGATATTCAG CTGCATTCTGTGCTCTAAAGCTTGCTGAAAAGAAGTTCCCATCCTCAACAAGTTTACACATCCAGCTTCTAGGAATGCAGATTCTACATGAGCGCGCACTTCATCG AGGGCATCTAAAAGTCGCGCAACAAATCTGTGATGAGTTTGGGGTGTTATCATCTTCTGTTTCTGGAGTAGACATTGAGCTAAAGACAGAATTTAGTGTACGGCGTGCTCGCACTCTCCTTGCCGCAAAACAGTTTAGCCAG GCCGCAGCTGTGGCCAATTCTCTTTTCTCTACGTGCTACAAGTACAACATGCAGGTTGAGAATGCAAGTGTTCTTTTATTACTTGCTGAAATACATAAA AAATCTGACAATGCGGTACTTGGGCTTCCTTATGCGTTGGCCAGCCAATCATTCTGCAAATCATTCAACTTGGATCTGCTTGAAGCCTCAGCTACACTTACTCTCGCTGAGTTGTGGCTGGATCTTGGATCAAGCCATGCAAAGAAGGCACTGAGTCTTGTCTACCAGAGCCTTCCCATGATTCTTGGTCATGGTGGGCTTGAGCTGCGTGCTCGAGCTCACGTTGTTTTAGCAAAGTGCCATTTATCCGATCTGAAATTCTCAG TTCTCGAAGATCCTGAAGCTGTTTTGGATCCTCTGAACCAAGCCACTGAAGACCTGCAAGCATTGGAG TACCACGAGATGGCAGCAGAGGCGTACTATCTGAAGGCAATGGCATACAACCATCTCGGCAAGCTTGATGAGAGGGAGGAAGCCGCGGCTCGTTTCAAGGATCACGTCACTGCCCTTGAGACCCCG
- the LOC100279215 gene encoding Anaphase-promoting complex subunit 5-like gives MNLFAGVGGGAADGGGTGTALLELTPHKMAVCHLVQVFAPAAQAGGDVVPPFPFESLTHHNRLGLFLFTLTRSCDDFLEPPLEEFLKQLRAVDDLTNGWFCEQLTSALSALNSPDDLFNFFDKLRGVFTAPEGASAEDVFLDPNSQLGVFLRCCILAFNSMTFEGVCHLLADLVMYCNSADASYDLAEHEDFNSEMGNLMDADIGSHAGIFDKFHQGYASEHHMGESSSTLTRASMSPYDFDNDDNPTCLRSRWQLEAYLNQQADILEKDPGSVPLNLFNATMTQLQTLAPELHRVQFLQYLNALYHDDYVASLDNLHRYFDYSAGMQGLFGRSLSQVQDIVVGKYESALLCLGNLHCYFGHPKKALEAFAEAVRVSQMNNDDSCLAYVLGAISNLLSKIGISNTVGIISSPYSLGTNIGLGTPLSIQQQLLVLLKRSLKRADALKLPSLLSFDHLSLAKFDLKHVQRPLVSFGPNASTKLRTCPADVCKNLRLGSRVLTDFGADVLSTSNDNGSFSTSWLRNLSATSDSWRSSSKNTKKIHINDFDNFHYHAQPSPVPASILQLAGSAYLLRATAWEHYGSAPMVRMNVLVYATCFADAASSSELSLAYVKLIQQLAVFKGYSAAFCALKLAEKKFPSSTSLHIQLLGMQILHERALHRGHLKVAQQICDEFGVLSSSVSGVDIELKTEFSVRRARTLLAAKQFSQAAAVANSLFSTCYKYNMQVENASVLLLLAEIHKKSDNAVLGLPYALASQSFCKSFNLDLLEASATLTLAELWLDLGSSHAKKALSLVYQSLPMILGHGGLELRARAHVVLAKCHLSDLKFSVLEDPEAVLDPLNQATEDLQALEYHEMAAEAYYLKAMAYNHLGKLDEREEAAARFKDHVTALETPHNEEDSLKY, from the exons ATGAACTTGTTCGCGGGGGTCGGCGGCGGGGCGGCGGACGGTGGCGGCACAGGCACGGCGCTCCTGGAGCTGACGCCGCACAAGATGGCGGTGTGCCACCTCGTGCAGGTCTTTGCGCCGGCGGCGCAGGCCGGGGGCGACGTCGTGCCGCCCTTCCCCTTCGAGTCCCTCACTCACCACAACCGCCTCGGACTCTTCCTGTTTACGCTCACCCGG TCATGCGATGATTTTCTGGAGCCTCCACTGGAAGAATTTTTGAAGCAGCTGAGGGCAGTGGATGATTTGACTAATGGTTGGTTCTGCGAGCAGCTGACAAGTGCCCTGTCAGCACTCAACTCACCTGATGACTTGTTCAACTTCTTTGATAAGCTACGAG GTGTGTTCACTGCACCAGAGGGTGCGAgtgcagaagatgtattcttggaTCCAAATAGCCAACTTGGAGTATTTCTTCGTTGCTGCATACTTGCCTTCAACTCAATGACCTTTGAG GGTGTATGCCATCTGTTGGCAGATCTTGTCATGTACTGTAACTCTGCTGATGCTTCATATGACCTGGCAGAACATGAGGACTTCAATAGTGAAATGGGCAACTTGATGGATGCAGACATAGGTTCGCACGCTGGTATATTTGACAAATTTCATCAGGGTTATGCCTCTGAGCATCATATGGGGGAGAGTTCTTCAACTTTAACTCGTGCATCAATGTCACCCTATGACTTTGACAACG ATGACAACCCAACCTGTCTGAGATCAAGGTGGCAATTAGAGGCATATCTTAACCAACAAGCTGATATTCTTGAGAA GGATCCTGGATCAGTGCCTTTGAATTTATTTAATGCCACTATGACACAGCTTCAAACATTAGCTCCGGAGCTTCATCGT GTTCAATTCTTGCAGTACTTGAATGCTCTTTACCATGATGACTATGTTGCTTCACTGGATAATCTTCACCGCTACTTTGATTACAG TGCAGGGATGCAAGGACTTTTTGGTCGTTCTCTGTCTCAGGTGCAAGATATTGTTGTTGGAAAGTATGAGAGTGCTCTGCTATGCTTAGGCAACTTGCATTGTTACTTTGGACATCCTAAGAAAGCCCTAGAG GCATTTGCAGAAGCAGTCCGTGTTTCTCAAATG AATAATGATGATTCATGCCTTGCCTATGTATTAGGAGCCATTTCTAATCTATTATCAAAGATAGGCATCTCAAACACAGTTGGAATAATCAGTTCTCCATATTCACTTGGGACCAATATTGGACTAGGCACACCATTATCCATTCAGCAACAGTTACTTGTTCTTTTAAAGCGATCACTCAAGAGAGCTGATGCATTGAAACTTCCAAGTTTACTATCCTTTGATCACCTTTCGCTTGCAAAATTTGATCTGAAG CATGTCCAAAGGCCACTAGTCTCTTTCGGCCCTAATGCATCTACAAAGCTTAGAACATGTCCTGCAGATGTCTGTAAG AATCTAAGGTTAGGTTCCCGTGTGTTGACTGACTTTGGAGCAGATGTTCTATCTACTTCAAATGATAATGGTAGTTTTAGCACTTCTTGGCTTAGGAATCTATCCGCCACTTCTGATTCATGGCGTAGCAGTTCAAAGAACACCAAAAAAATACATATTAATGACTTCGACAATTTCCATTATCATGCACAACCAAGTCCAGTACCTGCATCAATATTGCAATTAGCTGGCTCAGCATATTTGCTGAGAGCTACCGCTTGGGAGCACTATGGGAG TGCTCCAATGGTACGAATGAATGTTCTAGTTTATGCAACCTGCTTTGCGGATGCTGCAAG TTCATCAGAGTTATCACTAGCATATGTTAAGCTAATTCAACAACTGGCGGTGTTCAAAGGATATTCAG CTGCATTCTGTGCTCTAAAGCTTGCTGAAAAGAAGTTCCCATCCTCAACAAGTTTACACATCCAGCTTCTAGGAATGCAGATTCTACATGAGCGCGCACTTCATCG AGGGCATCTAAAAGTCGCGCAACAAATCTGTGATGAGTTTGGGGTGTTATCATCTTCTGTTTCTGGAGTAGACATTGAGCTAAAGACAGAATTTAGTGTACGGCGTGCTCGCACTCTCCTTGCCGCAAAACAGTTTAGCCAG GCCGCAGCTGTGGCCAATTCTCTTTTCTCTACGTGCTACAAGTACAACATGCAGGTTGAGAATGCAAGTGTTCTTTTATTACTTGCTGAAATACATAAA AAATCTGACAATGCGGTACTTGGGCTTCCTTATGCGTTGGCCAGCCAATCATTCTGCAAATCATTCAACTTGGATCTGCTTGAAGCCTCAGCTACACTTACTCTCGCTGAGTTGTGGCTGGATCTTGGATCAAGCCATGCAAAGAAGGCACTGAGTCTTGTCTACCAGAGCCTTCCCATGATTCTTGGTCATGGTGGGCTTGAGCTGCGTGCTCGAGCTCACGTTGTTTTAGCAAAGTGCCATTTATCCGATCTGAAATTCTCAG TTCTCGAAGATCCTGAAGCTGTTTTGGATCCTCTGAACCAAGCCACTGAAGACCTGCAAGCATTGGAG TACCACGAGATGGCAGCAGAGGCGTACTATCTGAAGGCAATGGCATACAACCATCTCGGCAAGCTTGATGAGAGGGAGGAAGCCGCGGCTCGTTTCAAGGATCACGTCACTGCCCTTGAGACCCCG
- the LOC100279215 gene encoding anaphase-promoting complex subunit 5-like isoform X3, with amino-acid sequence MNLFAGVGGGAADGGGTGTALLELTPHKMAVCHLVQVFAPAAQAGGDVVPPFPFESLTHHNRLGLFLFTLTRSCDDFLEPPLEEFLKQLRAVDDLTNGWFCEQLTSALSALNSPDDLFNFFDKLRGVFTAPEGASAEDVFLDPNSQLGVFLRCCILAFNSMTFEGVCHLLADLVMYCNSADASYDLAEHEDFNSEMGNLMDADIDDNPTCLRSRWQLEAYLNQQADILEKDPGSVPLNLFNATMTQLQTLAPELHRVQFLQYLNALYHDDYVASLDNLHRYFDYSAGMQGLFGRSLSQVQDIVVGKYESALLCLGNLHCYFGHPKKALEAFAEAVRVSQMNNDDSCLAYVLGAISNLLSKIGISNTVGIISSPYSLGTNIGLGTPLSIQQQLLVLLKRSLKRADALKLPSLLSFDHLSLAKFDLKHVQRPLVSFGPNASTKLRTCPADVCKNLRLGSRVLTDFGADVLSTSNDNGSFSTSWLRNLSATSDSWRSSSKNTKKIHINDFDNFHYHAQPSPVPASILQLAGSAYLLRATAWEHYGSAPMVRMNVLVYATCFADAASSSELSLAYVKLIQQLAVFKGYSAAFCALKLAEKKFPSSTSLHIQLLGMQILHERALHRGHLKVAQQICDEFGVLSSSVSGVDIELKTEFSVRRARTLLAAKQFSQAAAVANSLFSTCYKYNMQVENASVLLLLAEIHKKSDNAVLGLPYALASQSFCKSFNLDLLEASATLTLAELWLDLGSSHAKKALSLVYQSLPMILGHGGLELRARAHVVLAKCHLSDLKFSVLEDPEAVLDPLNQATEDLQALEYHEMAAEAYYLKAMAYNHLGKLDEREEAAARFKDHVTALETPHNEEDSLKY; translated from the exons ATGAACTTGTTCGCGGGGGTCGGCGGCGGGGCGGCGGACGGTGGCGGCACAGGCACGGCGCTCCTGGAGCTGACGCCGCACAAGATGGCGGTGTGCCACCTCGTGCAGGTCTTTGCGCCGGCGGCGCAGGCCGGGGGCGACGTCGTGCCGCCCTTCCCCTTCGAGTCCCTCACTCACCACAACCGCCTCGGACTCTTCCTGTTTACGCTCACCCGG TCATGCGATGATTTTCTGGAGCCTCCACTGGAAGAATTTTTGAAGCAGCTGAGGGCAGTGGATGATTTGACTAATGGTTGGTTCTGCGAGCAGCTGACAAGTGCCCTGTCAGCACTCAACTCACCTGATGACTTGTTCAACTTCTTTGATAAGCTACGAG GTGTGTTCACTGCACCAGAGGGTGCGAgtgcagaagatgtattcttggaTCCAAATAGCCAACTTGGAGTATTTCTTCGTTGCTGCATACTTGCCTTCAACTCAATGACCTTTGAG GGTGTATGCCATCTGTTGGCAGATCTTGTCATGTACTGTAACTCTGCTGATGCTTCATATGACCTGGCAGAACATGAGGACTTCAATAGTGAAATGGGCAACTTGATGGATGCAGACATAG ATGACAACCCAACCTGTCTGAGATCAAGGTGGCAATTAGAGGCATATCTTAACCAACAAGCTGATATTCTTGAGAA GGATCCTGGATCAGTGCCTTTGAATTTATTTAATGCCACTATGACACAGCTTCAAACATTAGCTCCGGAGCTTCATCGT GTTCAATTCTTGCAGTACTTGAATGCTCTTTACCATGATGACTATGTTGCTTCACTGGATAATCTTCACCGCTACTTTGATTACAG TGCAGGGATGCAAGGACTTTTTGGTCGTTCTCTGTCTCAGGTGCAAGATATTGTTGTTGGAAAGTATGAGAGTGCTCTGCTATGCTTAGGCAACTTGCATTGTTACTTTGGACATCCTAAGAAAGCCCTAGAG GCATTTGCAGAAGCAGTCCGTGTTTCTCAAATG AATAATGATGATTCATGCCTTGCCTATGTATTAGGAGCCATTTCTAATCTATTATCAAAGATAGGCATCTCAAACACAGTTGGAATAATCAGTTCTCCATATTCACTTGGGACCAATATTGGACTAGGCACACCATTATCCATTCAGCAACAGTTACTTGTTCTTTTAAAGCGATCACTCAAGAGAGCTGATGCATTGAAACTTCCAAGTTTACTATCCTTTGATCACCTTTCGCTTGCAAAATTTGATCTGAAG CATGTCCAAAGGCCACTAGTCTCTTTCGGCCCTAATGCATCTACAAAGCTTAGAACATGTCCTGCAGATGTCTGTAAG AATCTAAGGTTAGGTTCCCGTGTGTTGACTGACTTTGGAGCAGATGTTCTATCTACTTCAAATGATAATGGTAGTTTTAGCACTTCTTGGCTTAGGAATCTATCCGCCACTTCTGATTCATGGCGTAGCAGTTCAAAGAACACCAAAAAAATACATATTAATGACTTCGACAATTTCCATTATCATGCACAACCAAGTCCAGTACCTGCATCAATATTGCAATTAGCTGGCTCAGCATATTTGCTGAGAGCTACCGCTTGGGAGCACTATGGGAG TGCTCCAATGGTACGAATGAATGTTCTAGTTTATGCAACCTGCTTTGCGGATGCTGCAAG TTCATCAGAGTTATCACTAGCATATGTTAAGCTAATTCAACAACTGGCGGTGTTCAAAGGATATTCAG CTGCATTCTGTGCTCTAAAGCTTGCTGAAAAGAAGTTCCCATCCTCAACAAGTTTACACATCCAGCTTCTAGGAATGCAGATTCTACATGAGCGCGCACTTCATCG AGGGCATCTAAAAGTCGCGCAACAAATCTGTGATGAGTTTGGGGTGTTATCATCTTCTGTTTCTGGAGTAGACATTGAGCTAAAGACAGAATTTAGTGTACGGCGTGCTCGCACTCTCCTTGCCGCAAAACAGTTTAGCCAG GCCGCAGCTGTGGCCAATTCTCTTTTCTCTACGTGCTACAAGTACAACATGCAGGTTGAGAATGCAAGTGTTCTTTTATTACTTGCTGAAATACATAAA AAATCTGACAATGCGGTACTTGGGCTTCCTTATGCGTTGGCCAGCCAATCATTCTGCAAATCATTCAACTTGGATCTGCTTGAAGCCTCAGCTACACTTACTCTCGCTGAGTTGTGGCTGGATCTTGGATCAAGCCATGCAAAGAAGGCACTGAGTCTTGTCTACCAGAGCCTTCCCATGATTCTTGGTCATGGTGGGCTTGAGCTGCGTGCTCGAGCTCACGTTGTTTTAGCAAAGTGCCATTTATCCGATCTGAAATTCTCAG TTCTCGAAGATCCTGAAGCTGTTTTGGATCCTCTGAACCAAGCCACTGAAGACCTGCAAGCATTGGAG TACCACGAGATGGCAGCAGAGGCGTACTATCTGAAGGCAATGGCATACAACCATCTCGGCAAGCTTGATGAGAGGGAGGAAGCCGCGGCTCGTTTCAAGGATCACGTCACTGCCCTTGAGACCCCG
- the LOC100279215 gene encoding anaphase-promoting complex subunit 5-like isoform X2: MNLFAGVGGGAADGGGTGTALLELTPHKMAVCHLVQVFAPAAQAGGDVVPPFPFESLTHHNRLGLFLFTLTRSCDDFLEPPLEEFLKQLRAVDDLTNGWFCEQLTSALSALNSPDDLFNFFDKLRGVFTAPEGASAEDVFLDPNSQLGVFLRCCILAFNSMTFEGVCHLLADLVMYCNSADASYDLAEHEDFNSEMGNLMDADIANTFKADDNPTCLRSRWQLEAYLNQQADILEKDPGSVPLNLFNATMTQLQTLAPELHRVQFLQYLNALYHDDYVASLDNLHRYFDYSAGMQGLFGRSLSQVQDIVVGKYESALLCLGNLHCYFGHPKKALEAFAEAVRVSQMNNDDSCLAYVLGAISNLLSKIGISNTVGIISSPYSLGTNIGLGTPLSIQQQLLVLLKRSLKRADALKLPSLLSFDHLSLAKFDLKHVQRPLVSFGPNASTKLRTCPADVCKNLRLGSRVLTDFGADVLSTSNDNGSFSTSWLRNLSATSDSWRSSSKNTKKIHINDFDNFHYHAQPSPVPASILQLAGSAYLLRATAWEHYGSAPMVRMNVLVYATCFADAASSSELSLAYVKLIQQLAVFKGYSAAFCALKLAEKKFPSSTSLHIQLLGMQILHERALHRGHLKVAQQICDEFGVLSSSVSGVDIELKTEFSVRRARTLLAAKQFSQAAAVANSLFSTCYKYNMQVENASVLLLLAEIHKKSDNAVLGLPYALASQSFCKSFNLDLLEASATLTLAELWLDLGSSHAKKALSLVYQSLPMILGHGGLELRARAHVVLAKCHLSDLKFSVLEDPEAVLDPLNQATEDLQALEYHEMAAEAYYLKAMAYNHLGKLDEREEAAARFKDHVTALETPHNEEDSLKY; encoded by the exons ATGAACTTGTTCGCGGGGGTCGGCGGCGGGGCGGCGGACGGTGGCGGCACAGGCACGGCGCTCCTGGAGCTGACGCCGCACAAGATGGCGGTGTGCCACCTCGTGCAGGTCTTTGCGCCGGCGGCGCAGGCCGGGGGCGACGTCGTGCCGCCCTTCCCCTTCGAGTCCCTCACTCACCACAACCGCCTCGGACTCTTCCTGTTTACGCTCACCCGG TCATGCGATGATTTTCTGGAGCCTCCACTGGAAGAATTTTTGAAGCAGCTGAGGGCAGTGGATGATTTGACTAATGGTTGGTTCTGCGAGCAGCTGACAAGTGCCCTGTCAGCACTCAACTCACCTGATGACTTGTTCAACTTCTTTGATAAGCTACGAG GTGTGTTCACTGCACCAGAGGGTGCGAgtgcagaagatgtattcttggaTCCAAATAGCCAACTTGGAGTATTTCTTCGTTGCTGCATACTTGCCTTCAACTCAATGACCTTTGAG GGTGTATGCCATCTGTTGGCAGATCTTGTCATGTACTGTAACTCTGCTGATGCTTCATATGACCTGGCAGAACATGAGGACTTCAATAGTGAAATGGGCAACTTGATGGATGCAGACATAG CTAATACTTTTAAAGCAGATGACAACCCAACCTGTCTGAGATCAAGGTGGCAATTAGAGGCATATCTTAACCAACAAGCTGATATTCTTGAGAA GGATCCTGGATCAGTGCCTTTGAATTTATTTAATGCCACTATGACACAGCTTCAAACATTAGCTCCGGAGCTTCATCGT GTTCAATTCTTGCAGTACTTGAATGCTCTTTACCATGATGACTATGTTGCTTCACTGGATAATCTTCACCGCTACTTTGATTACAG TGCAGGGATGCAAGGACTTTTTGGTCGTTCTCTGTCTCAGGTGCAAGATATTGTTGTTGGAAAGTATGAGAGTGCTCTGCTATGCTTAGGCAACTTGCATTGTTACTTTGGACATCCTAAGAAAGCCCTAGAG GCATTTGCAGAAGCAGTCCGTGTTTCTCAAATG AATAATGATGATTCATGCCTTGCCTATGTATTAGGAGCCATTTCTAATCTATTATCAAAGATAGGCATCTCAAACACAGTTGGAATAATCAGTTCTCCATATTCACTTGGGACCAATATTGGACTAGGCACACCATTATCCATTCAGCAACAGTTACTTGTTCTTTTAAAGCGATCACTCAAGAGAGCTGATGCATTGAAACTTCCAAGTTTACTATCCTTTGATCACCTTTCGCTTGCAAAATTTGATCTGAAG CATGTCCAAAGGCCACTAGTCTCTTTCGGCCCTAATGCATCTACAAAGCTTAGAACATGTCCTGCAGATGTCTGTAAG AATCTAAGGTTAGGTTCCCGTGTGTTGACTGACTTTGGAGCAGATGTTCTATCTACTTCAAATGATAATGGTAGTTTTAGCACTTCTTGGCTTAGGAATCTATCCGCCACTTCTGATTCATGGCGTAGCAGTTCAAAGAACACCAAAAAAATACATATTAATGACTTCGACAATTTCCATTATCATGCACAACCAAGTCCAGTACCTGCATCAATATTGCAATTAGCTGGCTCAGCATATTTGCTGAGAGCTACCGCTTGGGAGCACTATGGGAG TGCTCCAATGGTACGAATGAATGTTCTAGTTTATGCAACCTGCTTTGCGGATGCTGCAAG TTCATCAGAGTTATCACTAGCATATGTTAAGCTAATTCAACAACTGGCGGTGTTCAAAGGATATTCAG CTGCATTCTGTGCTCTAAAGCTTGCTGAAAAGAAGTTCCCATCCTCAACAAGTTTACACATCCAGCTTCTAGGAATGCAGATTCTACATGAGCGCGCACTTCATCG AGGGCATCTAAAAGTCGCGCAACAAATCTGTGATGAGTTTGGGGTGTTATCATCTTCTGTTTCTGGAGTAGACATTGAGCTAAAGACAGAATTTAGTGTACGGCGTGCTCGCACTCTCCTTGCCGCAAAACAGTTTAGCCAG GCCGCAGCTGTGGCCAATTCTCTTTTCTCTACGTGCTACAAGTACAACATGCAGGTTGAGAATGCAAGTGTTCTTTTATTACTTGCTGAAATACATAAA AAATCTGACAATGCGGTACTTGGGCTTCCTTATGCGTTGGCCAGCCAATCATTCTGCAAATCATTCAACTTGGATCTGCTTGAAGCCTCAGCTACACTTACTCTCGCTGAGTTGTGGCTGGATCTTGGATCAAGCCATGCAAAGAAGGCACTGAGTCTTGTCTACCAGAGCCTTCCCATGATTCTTGGTCATGGTGGGCTTGAGCTGCGTGCTCGAGCTCACGTTGTTTTAGCAAAGTGCCATTTATCCGATCTGAAATTCTCAG TTCTCGAAGATCCTGAAGCTGTTTTGGATCCTCTGAACCAAGCCACTGAAGACCTGCAAGCATTGGAG TACCACGAGATGGCAGCAGAGGCGTACTATCTGAAGGCAATGGCATACAACCATCTCGGCAAGCTTGATGAGAGGGAGGAAGCCGCGGCTCGTTTCAAGGATCACGTCACTGCCCTTGAGACCCCG